In Aspergillus luchuensis IFO 4308 DNA, chromosome 1, nearly complete sequence, the following are encoded in one genomic region:
- a CDS encoding uncharacterized protein (COG:K;~EggNog:ENOG410PGYQ;~InterPro:IPR036864,IPR007219,IPR001138;~PFAM:PF00172,PF04082;~go_function: GO:0000981 - DNA-binding transcription factor activity, RNA polymerase II-specific [Evidence IEA];~go_function: GO:0003677 - DNA binding [Evidence IEA];~go_function: GO:0008270 - zinc ion binding [Evidence IEA];~go_process: GO:0006351 - transcription, DNA-templated [Evidence IEA];~go_process: GO:0006355 - regulation of transcription, DNA-templated [Evidence IEA]), protein MNKTQSSTTNIVRRAKACNTCRRKKVKCDGKRPICSPCHAFNLSCGYQDVMDRRKRESRTYVEQLEKRIEKMQEQLESLTRSGTQIQRGVENTRRSTSPGSSVESNTNYEEPEDPTDGDKIPGMPQVPSDKGPHPPTENDQSIVIDAQDGKMRYFGASSAFSALTNAELNRLEAQPDTGVWRRAPQRSANPWQLSSWIPQILRDGLERRIFEPLPCKDTTVQLVREYFTTFNQALPLFEEASFMKSVDRQYSWNPDNSASWWISLNIALAISYRERAHASSDASDNWKKSLGHVKNALNAVVDVFLQNTDIAAVQGLLGLALYFQGTPNPQALLMFAAAAMRLAQSIGLHRENGSGASPEAEHRRRVYWIAFILDSDISIRVGRPPVQDFEDYDTHLPTENPPDGRGILTIDGTRMNYFRLLAQLAQIQRLVYRKLYTVTVRRESSDDIIERIKSCEDALLSWKKTLHSRLQPQRRFTCKPTYFLQHVLRLHFAYNCCYSNLYQVCVFQANAIERSRQGTDENIAPIVSRSLDAARSALALLSHVPSLGSTYKWNIIYFPAAACVPLALRILAQPAHSDAGDDLSMVQDVIKFLTCTSSEEPNTYVDFVLGMCSDLERSARRAFLTAQPARNHHPAIMQNNENDRPSISSLGINQTTASNISDALPTPFSSTSAANMGSAQFTNVMPQGPYPDIGFLGPFNDIDQAANWQWSLPPFWNWQDLVSGAPSFPVVPGVDIPEANMPDT, encoded by the exons ATGAACAAAACGCAATCATCTACAACCAACATCGTCCGGCGAGCTAAA GCGTGTAATACCTGTCGGCGTAAAAAGGTCAAATGTGATGGAAAGCGACCTATTTGTTCACCTTGCCACGCATTCAATCTATCTTGCGGGTATCAAGATGTCATGGACCGCCGGAAACGCGAGAGTCG GACATATGTTGAACAGCTAGAGAAGCGAATTGAAAAAATGCAGGAGCAATTGGAGAGTTTGACGAGATCTGGAACTCAAATCCAGCGAGGCGTGGAGAATACCCGACGTTCAACTTCGCCGGGCTCGTCAGTCGAGAGCAATACTAATTACGAGGAGCCAGAAGACCCGACAGACGGAGACAAAATCCCTGGAATGCCTCAGGTACCATCTGACAAGGGtcctcaccctcccaccGAGAACGATCAATCCATTGTCATCGACGCACAGGACGGGAAAATGCGCTATTTTG GGGCTTCGTCTGCATTTTCTGCACTGACAAATGCCGAATTAAATCGGCTAGAGGCACAGCCAGATACTGGGGTCTGGCGACGCGCACCTCAAAGAAGTGCTAATCCATGGCAACTTTCAAGCTGGATTCCTCAAATTCTTCGAGATGGCCTTGAACGGCGCATTTTCGAACCTCTACCATGTAAGGACACAACTGTCCAGCTAGTGCGAGAGTACTTTACAACCTTTAACCAAGCACTTCCTCTTTTTGAGGAGGCCTCGTTCATGAAGTCCGTCGACAGACAATACTCATGGAATCCCGATAATAGTGCGTCATGGTGGATCTCTCTCAACATTGCTCTGGCCATATCATACAGAGAAAGGGCGCATGCATCTTCTGATGCTAGCGACAACTGGAAAAAGTCGTTGGGACATGTTAAGAATGCCTTGAACGCTGTCGTTGACGTCTTCCTCCAAAACACTGACATTGCCGCCGTGCAGGGCCTCCTAGGTCTGGCGCTTTATTTTCAGGGTACACCTAACCCACAAGCCCTTCTTATGTTcgcggcagcagcaatgCGTCTGGCTCAGTCAATAGGACTGCATAGAGAAAATGGCTCTGGAGCTTCACCCGAGGCGGAGCACAGGCGAAGAGTGTACTGGATCGCTTTCATACTTGACTCAGACATTTCCATCCGGGTGGGCCGCCCACCGGTCCAGGATTTCGAAGACTATGATACGCACTTACCGACAGAAAACCCACCTGACGGCAGAGGCATACTAACGATTGACGGTACTAGAATGAATTACTTCCGTCTCCTTGCTCAACTAGCTCAGATTCAGCGGCTTGTTTATAGGAAGCTTTACACGGTGACTGTTCGTCGAGAGTCGAGTGATGATATTATTGAGAGAATAAAGTCTTGTGAAGACGCGTTGTtgagctggaagaagaccTTACATTCGAGGCTTCAACCCCAGCGCAGATTTACCTGTAAACCAACTTATTTCCTGCAACATGTCCTTCGATTACATTTCGCATATAATTGTTGTTACTCAAACCTTTATCAGGTGTGTGTGTTTCAAGCAAACGCTATCGAGCGGTCTAGGCAGGGAACGGACGAGAATATTGCGCCAATAGTTTCACGCTCACTCGATGCAGCACGTTCGGCATTGGCTCTACTATCACACGTACCTTCGCTCGGATCTACCTACAAGTG GAACATCATTTACTTTCCAGCGGCAGCATGTGTGCCTCTTGCCTTAAGGATACTCGCACAACCTGCACATTCAGATGCTGGGGACGATCTTTCAATGGTCCAGGATGTTATTAAATTTCTCACATGTACTTCTTCCGAGGAGCCTAATACATACGTCGACTTTGTATTGGGCATGTGCTCTGACTTAGAGCGTTCTGCTAGGAGGGCCTTCTTGACGGCGCAACCTGCCCGCAACCACCATCCAGCAATTATGCAAAATAACGAAAATGACAGGCCTAGTATATCTAGCCTTGGGATCAATCAAACCACAGCCTCTAATATTTCCGACGCGTTACCGACTCCTTTTAGTAGCACTTCTGCGGCAAATATGGGAAGCGCTCAGTTTACGAATGTGATGCCGCAGGGGCCCTACCCAGATATTGGTTTTCTGGGGCCTTTCAACGACATTGATCAGGCCGCTAACTGGCAGTGGTCCCTACCACCATTTTGGAACTGGCAGGATCTTGTTTCAGGTGCGCCTTCGTTTCCGGTCGTTCCGGGAGTGGATATACCCGAGGCCAATATGCCAGATACTTGA
- a CDS encoding carboxylesterase/lipase family protein (COG:I;~EggNog:ENOG410PHHA;~InterPro:IPR019819,IPR019826,IPR002018,IPR029058;~MEROPS:MER0030934;~PFAM:PF00135;~SECRETED:SignalP(1-16)), giving the protein MKLLIWGPLLASAAYGRVIGTRTQSKSTSSSSAAPVQSPTVYIDTYESTVQGNRSQYISSVYNFKAIPFASAPTGAYRWRHPQHVSGWTGVRDATEFAPDCPQPGSSYYSEDCLYLNIWTPDTATLNDVQNNTETGIGVVPASSSSKLPVYVWFYGGRFGSGSSSQALYDGAGLAAKGVVVVTVNYRLGALGFLAHPELSQNSSSGTSGNYGLVDQQAALHWTNENIAAFGGDPTRITIGGQSAGAAAVLDHLNSPLADGLFEQVIAESGATYPSNPLIGSVAEGYRHLAVAEAQGTAYLTSLNLSGIAAARAAPVEVFLAGADASDVTYVNTVFANNSVYMEPPLFRPVLDGYVLPATYQEMLQQGNHTIAAVLTGGNRDENGATPNPGMTVESYTRQNQYEFGSVGLAAEFFRLYPAGNSNSSADAASNTFYQDQTRISLWQWANEYQAGVARNTSGNSTVSTYTYYWTHAPPGQDEGAYHMSEINYAFNNLYATDKPWKPEDYAIADRLSDYWVNFLRSGNPNGPELPNWPANDAAEPVVMELGDAWEPVLVASAEKRSFMNKWFSNWPVY; this is encoded by the coding sequence ATGAAGCTCCTGATTTGGGGCCCCTTGCTGGCCAGTGCCGCATATGGCCGCGTTATCGGCACGAGGACCCAGTCGAAAAGCACATCGAGCTCATCAGCCGCTCCAGTGCAGTCACCCACCGTCTATATCGACACATACGAGAGCACGGTGCAGGGCAATAGATCACAATATATCTCTTCGGTCTATAACTTCAAGGCAATCCCCTTTGCTTCCGCCCCGACTGGAGCTTATCGTTGGCGTCATCCGCAACATGTCAGCGGATGGACGGGTGTCCGTGACGCTACTGAGTTTGCCCCAGACTGTCCCCAGCCCGGGTCGAGCTATTATAGCGAGGACTGCTTGTATCTTAACATCTGGACTCCCGACACGGCCACCCTCAACGACGTGCAAAATAACACGGAAACCGGGATCGGCGTGGTACCCGCCTCGTCCAGCAGCAAGCTTCCAGTCTATGTCTGGTTCTACGGGGGCCGCTTTGGCTCGGGTTCGAGCAGCCAGGCCCTGTACGATGGGGCCGGTCTAGCCGCCAAGGGGGTCGTGGTTGTGACCGTCAATTATCGACTGGGCGCGCTGGGCTTTTTAGCCCACCCGGAACTCAGCCAGAACTCGTCGAGCGGGACCTCAGGCAATTACGGCTTAGTTGACCAGCAGGCGGCGCTGCACTGGACGAACGAGAATATCGCCGCCTTCGGGGGCGATCCAACCCGCATTACTATTGGCGGCCAGTCAGCAGGCGCCGCTGCTGTGCTCGATCATCTCAATAGTCCGCTTGCAGACGGGCTTTTCGAGCAGGTGATTGCTGAGAGCGGAGCCACTTACCCTTCCAACCCCCTGATTGGGAGTGTGGCCGAGGGGTACCGCCATCTCGCCGTCGCGGAGGCGCAGGGGACTGCGTATCTCACCAGCCTCAACCTCTCAGGGATTGCCGCAGCCCGTGCCGCGCCAGTCGAGGTCTTTCTGGCCGGCGCCGACGCGAGTGACGTTACCTACGTGAATACGGTCTTTGCCAACAACTCGGTCTATATGGAGCCCCCGCTGTTCCGTCCCGTCCTGGACGGCTACGTACTCCCAGCTACCTACCAGGAGATGCTGCAACAGGGTAATCATACAATCGCTGCGGTTCTGACTGGCGGAAACCGAGATGAAAATGGTGCGACCCCGAACCCCGGAATGACGGTCGAGAGCTATACGCGCCAGAATCAGTACGAGTTTGGCAGCGTCGGCCTGGCCGCTGAGTTCTTCCGACTATATCCTGCAGGGAACAGTAACAGCAGCGCCGATGCCGCCAGCAATACCTTCTATCAGGACCAGACCCGCATCTCCCTCTGGCAGTGGGCCAATGAGTATCAGGCCGGAGTCGCGCGCAACACCTCGGGCAACAGCACTGTCAGCACCTACACCTATTACTGGACCCATGCTCCCCCAGGCCAGGATGAGGGCGCGTACCACATGAGTGAAATCAACTATGCGTTCAACAACTTGTATGCGACTGACAAGCCTTGGAAGCCTGAGGACTATGCAATCGCCGACCGGCTGTCCGACTATTGGGTAAACTTTCTGCGCTCTGGGAATCCCAATGGCCCAGAGCTGCCCAACTGGCCGGCCAACGATGCTGCTGAGCCAGTGGTGATGGAATTAGGCGATGCTTGGGAGCCAGTCTTGGTGGCTTCCGCCGAGAAGCGGTCTTTCATGAACAAGTGGTTCAGTAATTGGCCGGTGTATTGA
- the MOCS2 gene encoding molybdopterin synthase catalytic subunit (COG:H;~EggNog:ENOG410PMW6;~InterPro:IPR036563,IPR028888,IPR003448;~PFAM:PF02391;~go_component: GO:0005829 - cytosol [Evidence IEA];~go_component: GO:0019008 - molybdopterin synthase complex [Evidence IEA];~go_function: GO:0030366 - molybdopterin synthase activity [Evidence IEA];~go_process: GO:0006777 - Mo-molybdopterin cofactor biosynthetic process [Evidence IEA]) gives MSSTTPTTQTDQIPPHLDPQTYPRTTTNPTLNTHITLTYHPLDPTSALTKISSPNAGANVLFLGTTRNSFEDRPVAQLSYTAYPPLALKTLSKIAEDAVTKHELLGVVIGHRLGDVPIGESSIVIAVSAGHRGAAWRAGEEVLELCKEKAEIWKKEVFVDGQGEWRANRDRDAEGKLVQG, from the coding sequence ATGTCCTCcacaacaccaaccacccaAACCGACCAAATACCACCCCACCTCGACCCCCAAACCTACCCCCGCACAACCACAAACCCCACCCTGAACACCCACATCACGCTAACCTACCACCCCCTCGATCCCACAAGCGCACTAACCaagatctcctcccccaACGCCGGCGCAaacgtcctcttcctcggtacGACACGCAACTCCTTCGAAGACCGCCCCGTCGCGCAACTAAGCTACACCGCATACCCGCCTCTCGCGCTGAAGACGTTATCGAAGATCGCGGAGGACGCGGTGACGAAACATGAGCTGCTTGGTGTTGTGATTGGGCATCGGCTCGGAGACGTGCCGATTGGAGAGAGTAGCATTGTGATTGCGGTTAGTGCGGGACATCGCGGCGCGGCGTGGAGGGCTGGTGAGGAGGTGTTGGAGCTGTGTAAGGAGAAAGCAGAGatctggaagaaagaggtgTTTGTGGATGGGCAGGGGGAGTGGAGGGCAAATAGGGATCGGGATGCGGAGGGGAAGTTAGTGCAGGGGTGA
- the SCO1 gene encoding SCO family protein (BUSCO:EOG09264ENO;~COG:C;~EggNog:ENOG410PG4G;~InterPro:IPR036249,IPR017276,IPR003782,IPR013766;~PFAM:PF02630,PF00578;~TransMembrane:1 (o89-110i);~go_component: GO:0005743 - mitochondrial inner membrane [Evidence IEA];~go_function: GO:0005507 - copper ion binding [Evidence IEA];~go_function: GO:0016531 - copper chaperone activity [Evidence IEA];~go_process: GO:0006878 - cellular copper ion homeostasis [Evidence IEA];~go_process: GO:0008535 - respiratory chain complex IV assembly [Evidence IEA]) codes for MASTMRSMSRILTRTSRSALSPIEHTAAKTTGLFSANLRAATNVNSRSSSSSSNNNAGLLLRRSFSTSPACLRARTMGQLKARNSTGPFSWKAALLFVLTGGGMIIYFRVEKERLERKRIAEMSKGVGKPKVGGPFTLKDLDGKEFTAEDLKGRYSFVYFGFTHCPDICPDELDKMAEIIDKVKEATKGENVFLPVFITCDPARDTPEVLRAYLKEFHPDIIGLTGTYDEVKHVCKQYRVYFSTPRDIKPGEDYLVDHSIYFYLMDPDNDFVECIGRQDTPESATRTIMEHINDWKREGKPLKKD; via the exons atggcaTCAACAATGAGATCCATGAGCCGGATCCTCACGCGGACCTCTCGCTCTGCCCTATCCCCAATCGAACACACCGCCGCAAAGACGACCGGTCTCTTCTCCGCGAACCTCAGAGCAGCAACCAACGTCAATAGccgcagtagcagcagcagcagcaacaacaatgcAGGACTACTACTCCGCCGCTCTTTTTCGACCTCTCCGGCTTGTCTTCGCGCGCGCACAATGGGCCAATTGAAGGCGCGGAACTCGACGGGTCCGTTCTCGTGGAAGGCGGCGCTGCTGTTCGTTTTGAcgggtggtggtatgattatttatttccgGGTTGAGAAGGAGCGtttggagaggaagcgcATTGCGGAGATGAGTAAGGGGGTTGGGAAGCCGAAGGTTGGAGGACCGTTTACGTTGAAGGATTTGGATGGGAAGGAGTTTACGGCGGAGGATTTGAAGGGGAGGTATAGTTTT GTGTATTTTGGATTCACTCACTGCCCTGATATCTGCCCCGACGAGTTggacaagatggccgagaTTATTGATAAGGTGAAGGAGGCTACGAAGGGCGAGAATGTTTTCTTGCCTGTGTTTATTACTTGTGACCCTGCCAGAGATACGCCTGAAGTGCTGCGCGCTTATTTGAAGGAGTTCCATCCTGATATTATTGGGTTGACGGGAACGTATGATGAGGTTAAGCATGTTTGCAAGCAGTATCGGGTGTATTTCAGTACCCCGAGAGATATTAAGCCTGGGGAGGATTATTTGGTCGATCATAGCATCTATTTCTATCTGATGG ATCCCGATAACGACTTCGTCGAGTGCATCGGTCGTCAGGATACGCCGGAGTCGGCCACGAGGACGATCATGGAACATATCAATGACTGGAAGCGCGAGGGCAAGCCCCTTAAGAAGGACTAA